In Papio anubis isolate 15944 chromosome 20, Panubis1.0, whole genome shotgun sequence, a single window of DNA contains:
- the JUND gene encoding LOW QUALITY PROTEIN: transcription factor jun-D (The sequence of the model RefSeq protein was modified relative to this genomic sequence to represent the inferred CDS: inserted 1 base in 1 codon; deleted 2 bases in 1 codon): METPFYGDEALSGLGGGASGSGGSFASPGRLFSGAPPTAAAGSMMKKDALTLSLSEQVAAALKPAAAPPPTPLRADGAPSAAPPDGLLASPDLGLLKLASPELERLIIQSNGLVTTTPTSTQFIYPKVAASEEQEFAEGFVKALEDLHKQNQLGAGARAAAAAAAAAGGPSGTATGSAPPGELXPAAAAPEAPVYANLSSYAGGAGGAGGAATVAFAAEPVPFPPPPPPGALGPPRLAALKDEPQTVPDVPSFGESPPLSPIDMDTQERIKAERKRLRNRIAASKCRKRKLERISRLEEKVKTLKSQNTELASTASLLREQVAQLKQKVLSHVNSGCQLLPQHQVPAY; encoded by the exons ATGGAAACACCCTTCTACGGCGATGAGGCGCTGAGCGGCCTGGGCGGCGGCGCCAGTGGCAGCGGCGGCAGCTTCGCGTCCCCGGGCCGCCTGTTCTCCGGGGCGCCCCCGACGGCCGCGGCCGGCAGCATGATGAAGAAGGACGCGCTGACGCTGAGCCTGAGTGAGCAGGTGGCGGCGGCGCTGAAGCCTGCGGCCGCACCGCCTCCAACCCCCCTGCGCGCCGACGGCGCCCCCAGCGCGGCACCCCCCGACGGCCTGCTCGCCTCTCCCGACCTGGGGCTGCTGAAGCTGGCCTCCCCTGAGCTCGAGCGCCTCATCATCCAGTCCAACGGGCTGGTCACCACCACGCCGACGAGCACACAGTTCATCTACCCGAAGGTGGCGGCCAGCGAGGAGCAGGAGTTCGCCGAGGGCTTCGTCAAGGCCCTGGAGGATTTACACAAGCAGAACCAGCTTGGTGCGGGCGCG cgcgctgccgccgccgccgccgccgccgccgggggGCCCTCGGGCACGGCCACGGGCTCCGCGCCCCCCGGCGAGC GCCCGGCGGCGGCCGCGCCCGAGGCGCCCGTCTACGCGAACCTGAGTAGCTACGCGGGCGGCGCTGGGGGCGCGGGGGGCGCCGCGACGGTCGCCTTCGCTGCCGAACCCGTGCCCTTCCCGCCGCCGCCACCCCCGGGTGCGTTGGGGCCGCCGCGCCTGGCTGCGCTCAAGGACGAGCCACAGACGGTGCCCGACGTGCCGAGCTTCGGCGAGAGCCCGCCGCTGTCGCCCATCGACATGGACACGCAGGAGCGCATCAAGGCGGAGCGCAAGCGGCTGCGCAACCGCATCGCCGCCTCCAAGTGCCGCAAGCGCAAGCTGGAGCGCATCTCGCGCCTGGAGGAGAAAGTGAAGACCCTTAAGAGCCAGAACACGGAGCTGGCGTCCACGGCGAGCCTGCTGCGCGAGCAGGTGGCGCAGCTCAAGCAGAAAGTCCTCAGCCACGTCAACAGCGGCTGCCAGCTGCTGCCCCAGCACCAGGTGCCCGCGTACTGA
- the LOC103879982 gene encoding leucine-rich repeat extensin-like protein 5, which produces MARPQLPPLLLLVLVLPLKVDDSNTSSTPYTGTTSENSMETSSLSSLTSSPFTHNTRSSGEPPKTYSSPLSLETGSMTHLSPSSSGATPTIQPSPGPTESRMIPSSPQPETTTHPSSGSPNAELTPSSHSTLPSSESLTSHWSPTSHSPGTEPLTSTDQTLEPPGPAPGDTGPPELHRNPGVVVVVCLLVSLLLIGSVVTAVRFCHRDESTFEKLDEVSMGSMNDRLSFAHHLQE; this is translated from the exons ATGGCGCGCCCCCAGCTGCCGCCACTTCTGCTTTTGGTGTTGGTGCTGCCACTGAAAGTTGATGACAGTAACACTAGCAGTACTCCCTACACAG GTACGACCTCAGAGAACAGTATGGAGACATCATCTCTCAGCTCTCTGACTTCTTCTCCCTTCACCCACAACACCCGCAGTTCAGGGGAACCCCCCAAAACCTACTCCAGCCCCCTGAGTTTGGAGACAGGCTCCAtgacccacctcagcccctcaagttcAGGGGCAACCCCTACCATCCAGCCTAGCCCCGGTCCCACAGAGTCAAGGATgattccctcctccccacaaccaGAGACAACCACGCACCCTAGTTCTGGTTCCCCCAATGCAGAGCTCACCCCCTCTTCCCATTCCACCCTCCCCAGTTCCGAATCCCTGACCTCGCACTGGAGCCCCACTTCCCACAGCCCCGGAACAGAGCCCTTGACCTCCACTGACCAGACCTTGGAGCCCCCTGGCCCAG CTCCAGGTGACACTGGGCCCCCTGAGTTACACAGgaacccgggtgtggtggtggtcgtGTGTTTGCTGGTGTCTCTTTTGCTCATCGGGTCTGTGGTCACGGCTGTGAGGTTCTGTCACCGGGATGAGTCCACATTTGAGAAGCTGGACGAGGTGTCCATG GGATCCATGAATGACAGATTGTCCTTTGCCCACCACCTCCAGGAGTGA
- the IQCN gene encoding LOW QUALITY PROTEIN: IQ domain-containing protein N (The sequence of the model RefSeq protein was modified relative to this genomic sequence to represent the inferred CDS: deleted 1 base in 1 codon) produces MTLQGRADLSSNQGNAAGHPATVHEPLVTQWAVHPPAPAHPSLPDKMEKAPPQPQHEGLKSEEHLPQQPAEAKTVSRHIPRLRAVVESQAFKNILVDEMDMMHARAATLIQANWRGYRLRQKLISQMTAAKAIQEAWRRFNKRHILHSSKLLVKKVRVEDGNIPYHAPQQVRFQHPEENCLLSPPVMVNKETQFPSYDNLVLCRPQSSPLLKPPAAQGTPEPCVQAPHAAGVRGVAFLPHQTVTIRFPCPVSLDAKCQSCLLTRTIRSTCLVHIEGDSVKTKRVTARTNKAGVPETPLSRRYDKAVMGPSRAQTQGPVEAETPKAPFQICPGPVITKTLLQTYPVVSMTLPQTYSASTTTTTPHKTSPVPKITITKTPAQMYPGPTVMTKTAPHTCPMPTMTKIQVHSTASRTGTPRQTCRATITAKHQPQVSLLASIMKSPPQVCPGPAMAKTPPQTHPVATPAKNPLQTCLAATTSNTSSQMSPVGLTKPSRQTRLAAMITKTPAQLRSVATILKTLCLASPTVANVKAPPQVAVRGSIHDNPPKAKATMNMKQAAEAVKASSPSYLAEGKIRCLAQSRLGTGVPRAPAKLPLEAEKIKTGPQKPVKTDMALKTSVAVEVAGAPSWTKVAEEEDKPSHLYVPVDMAVTLPRGQPAAPLTNASSQRHPPCLSQRPLATPLTKASSQGHLPIELTKTPSLAHLVTCLSKMHSQAHLATGAVKVQSQVPLATCLTKTQSRGQPIITKRLIPAHQAADLSSNTHSQVLLTGSKVSNQACQHLGGLSAPPWAKPEDRRTQPKPHGHVPGKTTQGEPCPAACEVQGTLVPLMAPTGHSTCHVESWGDSGATRAQPSMPSQAVPCQEDTVGSLLASLCAEVAGVLASQEDLRTLLAKALSQGEVRAALNQALSKEVLGATVARALPQSMLSMALVKALSWSELRLTLSRALSQGELRAELTKVMQGKLAEVLSKALTEEERAALSQALCQGELGALLSQSWCRVALRTGTTLPKATSKSTGSGVTKTLAPAEVACRRSPSAAWGPSLGPVRPQTSKGPVDAGVASGQSWKRVWEPARGAASWETRRNKAVVHPRRSGEPMVSMQAAEEIRILAVTTIQAGVRGYLVRRRIRVWHRRATVIQATWRGYRMRRNLAHLCRATTIIQAAWRGYSTRRDQARHRQMLHPVTWVELGGGAGVMSDRSWVQDGRARTVSDHRCFQSCQAKACGVCHSLSSRIGSPPSVVMLVGSSPRTCHTCGRTQLTRVVQGMGRGAGGPGAVSRASAYQRAVPSPRQPHHRDKAATAIQSAWRGFKIRQQMRQQQMAAKMVQATWRGHHTRSCLKSTEALLGPADSWSSSQHMHWASSQHTHWPGI; encoded by the exons ATGACCCTTCAAG GCAGAGCTGACCTGTCCAGTAATCAAGGCAATGCAGCCGGCCACCCAGCTACAGTTCACGAACCACTTGTCACCCAATGGGCAGTGCATCCTCCAGCCCCCGCCCAC CCTAGTCTCCCGGACAAAATGGAGAAAGCGCCTCCACAGCCCCAGCACGAGGGCCTCAAGTCCGAGGAGCATCTTCCGCAACAGCCTGCTGAAGCCAAGACAGTGTCGCGCCACATCCCACGCCTCCGGGCTGTGGTCGAGAGCCAGGCCTTCAAGAACATCCTGGTAGATGAGATGGACATGATGCACGCCCGCGCAGCCACACTCATCCAAGCCAACTGGAGGGGCTATCGGCTCCGGCAGAAGCTGATTTCCCAGATGACGGCGGCCAAGGCCATCCAGGAGGCATGGCGGCGCTTCAACAAGAGACACATCCTGCACTCCAGCAAGTTGTTGGTGAAGAAAGTGAGGGTGGAGGACGGGAACATCCCTTATCACGCCCCGCAGCAGGTGCGCTTCCAGCATCCGGAAGAGAACTGCCTTCTGTCCCCGCCCGTCATGGTGAACAAGGAGACCCAGTTCCCTTCCTATGACAATCTGGTCCTCTGCAGACCCCAGTCATCCCCCCTCCTGAAGCCTCCAGCAGCTCAGGGTACCCCAGAACCCTGTGTGCAGGCTCCTCATGCTGCTGGAGTCCGGGGGGTGGCCTTCCTGCCACACCAGACGGTCACCATCAGATTTCCCTGCCCAGTGAGTCTGGATGCAAAATGCCAGTCATGCTTGCTGACCAGAACCATCAGAAGCACCTGCCTCGTCCACATAGAAGGTGACTCAGTGAAAACCAAACGTGTAACTGCCCGGACCAACAAAGCCGGGGTTCCGGAGACACCATTGTCCAGAAGGTACGACAAGGCAGTTATGGGACCATCCAGAGCCCAAACCCAGGGCCCTGTGGAAGCAGAGACCCCCAAAGCCCCTTTCCAGATATGCCCAGGGCCTGTGATCACCAAGACCTTACTCCAGACATATCCGGTGGTCTCCATGACCCTGCCGCAGACATATTCAGCGTCCACGACGACCACCACCCCACACAAGACTAGCCCTGTTCCCAAAATAACAATAACCAAGACCCCAGCCCAGATGTATCCGGGGCCCACAGTGATGACCAAAACTGCACCTCACACATGCCCCATGCCCACGATGACCAAGATCCAGGTGCACTCCACAGCTTCCAGAACTGGCACCCCACGGCAGACATGCCGCGCAACCATCACGGCAAAGCACCAACCTCAGGTTTCCCTTCTGGCCTCCATCATGAAGAGCCCACCCCAGGTATGCCCAGGGCCTGCGATGGCAAAGACCCCACCCCAGACGCACCCGGTCGCCACCCCAGCCAAAAACCCACTGCAAACGTGTCTGGCAGCCACCACGTCCAACACTTCATCCCAGATGAGCCCAGTTGGGTTGACCAAGCCCTCGCGCCAGACTCGCCTGGCAGCCATGATAACCAAGACCCCAGCCCAGTTACGCTCAGTGGCCACCATCCTCAAGACCCTGTGTCTGGCCTCTCCAACAGTGGCAAATGTCAAGGCTCCACCCCAAGTGGCGGTACGAGGCTCCATCCATGACAACCCACCCAAGGCCAAGGCCACCATGAATATGAAGCAGGCTGCAGAGGCGGTGAAAGCCTCATCCCCCTCCTATTTGGCTGAGGGGAAGATCAGGTGCCTGGCCCAATCACGTCTGGGAACTGGGGTCCCCAGGGCTCCAGCTAAGCTTCCTTTGGAAGCTGAGAAAATCAAGACTGGCCCCCAGAAACCAGTGAAAACTGACATGGCATTGAAGACCAGTGTGGCAGTGGAAGTGGCTGGGGCTCCATCCTGGACAAAAGTTGCTGAGGAAGAGGACAAGCCATCTCACCTGTATGTGCCTGTAGACATGGCTGTCACCCTGCCCCGGGGACAGCCGGCTGCCCCACTGACCAACGCCTCATCCCAGAGACATCCACCTTGCCTGTCCCAGAGACCACTGGCCACCCCGCTGACCAAGGCCTCATCTCAGGGACATCTGCCCATCGAGCTGACCAAGACCCCATCCCTGGCCCATCTGGTCACCTGTCTGAGCAAGATGCATTCCCAGGCACATCTGGCCACAGGTGCCGTGAAGGTCCAATCCCAAGTGCCTCTGGCCACCTGTCTGACCAAGACGCAGTCCCGGGGGCAGCCGATCATAACCAAGCGCCTCATCCCAGCTCACCAGGCTGCTGATCTCAGCAGCAACACCCATTCCCAGGTGCTCCTAACAGGGTCCAAGGTGTCCAACCAGGCCTGCCAGCACCTCGGTGGCCTGAGTGCCCCACCCTGGGCCAAGCCAGAGGACAGACGGACTCAGCCAAAGCCCCATGGACATGTGCCGGGGAAGACCACTCAGGGGGAACCATGCCCGGCAGCCTGTGAGGTCCAGGGTACGCTGGTGCCACTGATGGCACCCACCGGACATTCCACATGCCATGTTGAGTCCTGGGGAGACAGCGGAGCCACGCGTGCCCAGCCATCAATGCCCAGCCAGGCGGTGCCCTGCCAGGAGGACACGGTAGGCTCCCTGCTGGCCTCCCTGTGTGCTGAAGTAGCTGGTGTGCTGGCATCCCAGGAGGATCTCCGCACTCTGTTGGCCAAAGCCCTCTCCCAGGGAGAAGTCCGGGCAGCTCTGAACCAGGCCCTGTCCAAGGAGGTCCTGGGTGCCACTGTCGCCAGAGCCCTGCCCCAGAGCATGCTGAGCATGGCGCTGGTGAAGGCGCTGTCCTGGAGTGAGCTGCGCCTGACCCTGTCCCGAGCCCTGTCCCAGGGCGAGCTGCGGGCGGAACTCACCAAGGTCATGCAGGGTAAATTGGCCGAGGTGCTTAGCAAGGCTTTGACGGAGGAGGAGCGGGCAGCTCTGAGCCAGGCCTTGTGTCAGGGCGAGTTGGGCGCTCTCCTGAGCCAGTCTTGGTGTCGGGTGGCCCTGAGGACTGGAACCACCCTCCCCAAGGCCACCTCGAAATCAACAGGAAGCGGGGTGACTAAGACGCTGGCCCCGGCGGAGGTGGCCTGCAGGAGGAGTCCGTCGGCCGCGTGGGGGCCCTCCCTGGGCCCTGTGAGACCACAGACCAGCAAG GGCCCCGTGGACGCTGGTGTGGCTAGTGGCCAATCGTGGAAACGCGTGTGGGAGCCAGCCAGGGGTGCTGCGTCCTGGGAGACCCGGCGCAACAAGGCAGTGGTGCATCCCAGGCGGTCGGGGGAGCCGATGGTGTCCATGCAGGCTGCAGAGGAGATCCGCATCCTCGCAGTGACCACTATCCAGGCGGGCGTCCGTGGCTACCTGGTGCGTCGCAGGATTCGAGTGTGGCACCGGCGGGCCACGGTCATCCAAGCTACTTGGCGCGGCTACCGCATGCGGCGGAACCTGGCACACCTCTGCAGAGCCACCACAATCATCCAGGCTGCCTGGCGCGGCTACAGCACCCGCCGGGACCAAGCCCGGCACCGGCAGATGCTCCACCCCGTCACGTGGGTGGAGCTGGGCGGCGGGGCCGGGGTCATGTCTGACCGAAGCTGGGTCCaggatggcagagccaggacagtATCCGACCATCGCTGCTTCCAATCCTGCCAGGCAAAAGCTTGCGGCGTCTGCCACTCCCTGAGCTCCAGGATCGGGAGCCCGCCCAGCGTGGTGATGCTAGTGGGCTCCAGCCCTCGCACCTGTCATACCTGCGGACGCACCCAGCTCACCCGCGTGGTGCAGGGCATGGGCCGGGGTGCTGGAGGCCCCGGGGCAGTGTCTCGGGCCTCCGCCTACCAGCGGGCTGTCCCGAGTCCCAGGCAGCCACATCACAGGGACAAAGCGGCCACAGCCATTCAGTCGGCCTGGAGAGGTTTTAAGATCCGCCAGCAGATGAGGCAACAGCAAATGGCAGCGAAGATGGTTCAAGCCACCTGGCGAGGCCACCATACCCGGAGCTGTCTGAAGAGCACAGAGGCACTCTTGGGACCAGCGGACTCCTGGTCCAGCTCACAGCACATGCATTGGGCCAGTTCACAGCACACGCATTGGCCCGGCATCTAG